From the genome of Streptomyces sp. NBC_01260, one region includes:
- a CDS encoding LLM class F420-dependent oxidoreductase, which translates to MRIATTIFLTDETITPVRLARQLEQRGFSGLYLPEHTHIPVSRQTPYPAGGELPPEYGRTLDPFVTLGQAAAVTERLALGTGITLIAQHDPIDLAKQIATLDHLSGGRFTLGLGFGWNVEEAADHGVDWRTRRDLGRDRMALMRALWSDEPTAYKGEFGSVQASHAHPKPFQQPRGPVVGPRTLIGGAAGPKLFAHIAEYADGWLPIGGRGLTESVPQLRTAWESAGRDPKDLQVVPYAVLPGAGKLAHYTDLGIEEVVLQLPPAGEAEVLRTLDAYAEYL; encoded by the coding sequence ATGCGGATCGCCACAACGATCTTCCTCACCGACGAGACGATCACACCGGTACGGCTCGCGCGCCAGCTTGAGCAGCGGGGATTCTCCGGGCTCTACCTCCCGGAGCACACCCATATCCCGGTGAGCAGGCAGACCCCGTACCCGGCGGGCGGCGAGCTGCCGCCCGAGTACGGCCGCACCCTGGATCCCTTCGTAACGCTCGGGCAGGCCGCCGCGGTCACCGAACGCCTGGCGCTCGGCACCGGCATCACCCTGATCGCCCAGCACGACCCGATCGACCTGGCCAAGCAGATCGCCACCCTCGACCACCTCTCCGGCGGCCGCTTCACCCTGGGTCTCGGCTTCGGCTGGAACGTCGAGGAGGCCGCCGACCACGGCGTGGACTGGCGCACCCGCCGCGATCTCGGCCGCGACCGCATGGCGCTGATGCGCGCTCTGTGGTCCGACGAACCAACGGCTTACAAGGGCGAGTTCGGCTCGGTGCAGGCCAGCCACGCCCACCCGAAGCCCTTCCAGCAGCCCCGCGGCCCGGTGGTCGGCCCGCGCACCCTGATCGGCGGTGCGGCCGGACCGAAACTGTTCGCGCACATCGCGGAGTACGCGGACGGCTGGCTCCCGATCGGCGGCCGCGGCCTGACGGAGTCCGTGCCGCAACTCCGTACGGCCTGGGAGTCGGCGGGCCGCGACCCGAAGGACCTCCAGGTGGTCCCGTACGCGGTCCTGCCGGGCGCCGGCAAGCTGGCTCACTACACGGACCTGGGCATCGAGGAGGTCGTCCTCCAGCTGCCCCCGGCGGGCGAGGCGGAAGTGCTGCGGACGCTGGACGCGTACGCGGAATACCTCTAG
- a CDS encoding phosphotransferase: MRDDASAVTVERGRYPDAVTPWQDPAWREAALAWAERTLAAHGLRTTRRLAVRLRPWSVLVRMTAEGEPDVWFKANPAAAAFEAGLAEALARWVPGHVLEPLAVDAARGWSLLPHGGTLFRDTLRQDPADERAWEEPLRQYAAMQRALGPRAGEMGQLGVPDARMAVLPATFDRLVEENATLDPATRTALRELRPRFNGWCDELAATGIPDSLDHADLHDGQFFAPGPGRFTFFDWGDAALSHPFCSLLVPLRTAAERHGPQVLPKLRDAYLDPWTDTGLTPAELRRAVSLAWRLAAVGRACSWGRLFPGAGEAPATTGDAESARWLRELFAEPVF; this comes from the coding sequence ATGCGAGATGACGCGTCAGCGGTGACGGTGGAGCGTGGGCGGTACCCGGACGCGGTGACGCCCTGGCAGGACCCGGCCTGGCGGGAGGCCGCCCTCGCCTGGGCGGAGCGCACTCTCGCCGCCCACGGCCTGCGCACGACCAGACGGCTCGCGGTGCGGCTGCGGCCGTGGTCGGTGCTCGTACGGATGACGGCCGAGGGTGAACCCGACGTGTGGTTCAAGGCCAACCCGGCCGCCGCCGCCTTCGAGGCGGGCCTGGCCGAGGCGCTGGCCCGCTGGGTCCCCGGCCACGTACTGGAGCCGCTCGCCGTGGACGCCGCCCGCGGCTGGTCGCTGCTCCCGCACGGCGGCACGCTCTTCCGGGACACGCTCCGCCAGGACCCCGCCGACGAGCGAGCGTGGGAGGAGCCCCTGCGCCAGTACGCGGCCATGCAACGCGCGCTCGGCCCCCGAGCAGGGGAAATGGGTCAACTCGGCGTCCCGGACGCCCGGATGGCCGTGCTTCCCGCCACCTTCGACCGGCTCGTCGAGGAGAACGCCACCCTGGACCCCGCCACCCGCACGGCACTGCGCGAACTGCGCCCCCGCTTCAACGGCTGGTGCGACGAACTCGCGGCGACCGGAATCCCCGACTCGCTCGACCACGCCGACCTGCACGACGGACAGTTCTTCGCCCCCGGACCGGGCCGCTTCACCTTCTTCGACTGGGGAGACGCCGCCCTCTCCCACCCCTTCTGCAGCCTCCTCGTCCCGCTGCGCACCGCAGCCGAGCGGCACGGACCACAGGTGCTGCCGAAGCTGCGTGACGCCTACCTGGACCCGTGGACGGACACCGGACTCACACCCGCTGAGCTGCGGCGCGCCGTGAGCCTGGCCTGGCGCCTGGCCGCCGTGGGCCGAGCGTGCTCCTGGGGCCGGCTCTTCCCCGGGGCGGGCGAGGCGCCGGCGACGACGGGGGACGCGGAGAGCGCACGGTGGCTGCGGGAGCTGTTCGCTGAGCCGGTGTTCTGA